A genome region from Solanum pennellii chromosome 12, SPENNV200 includes the following:
- the LOC107007409 gene encoding sufE-like protein 1, chloroplastic/mitochondrial, which produces MSSEVSFLFSRIFSTSNSPFSLLPLLHHLPSMSISTKIPHPLHHPNSPYPKSSKSSFLYSKPTKLAFFRSITIERISTKSVSATPAAAGASESSSSSLQPIEELPPKLQEIVKLFQAVEQPKAKYEQLLFYGKNLKPLDAQYKTSENKVQGCVSQVWVRAYFDSEKNVVFEADSDSVLTKGLAALLVQGLSGRPVEEILKVSPDFAVLLGLQQSLTPSRNNGFLNMLKLMQKKALQLYVEAEKGANLGQSEVSNASSTESLGVNGNGNVESVASPEVNENNVAVGASDDGVLRSRGMRIKEKLEKELRPVELEVEDISYQHAGHAGIRGSDGETHFNLKVVSEEFEGKSLVKRHRMIYGLLQDELQNGLHALSIVAKTPSEVGSS; this is translated from the coding sequence ATGTCTAGTGAGGTTAGTTTTCTCTTCTCTCGTATCTTCTCAACATCAAACTCACCATTTTCTCTGCTTCCTCTGCTCCATCATCTTCCATCCATGTCGATTTCCACCAAAATTCCTCATCCTCTCCATCACCCTAATTCACCATACCCCAAATCCTCGAAATCGTCTTTTTTATACTCAAAACCCACTAAATTAGCCTTCTTTAGATCCATTACCATCGAAAGAATTTCAACAAAATCTGTTTCTGCAACCCCAGCAGCAGCAGGAGCTTCAGAATCCTCTTCTTCATCTCTCCAACCCATTGAAGAGCTTCCACCGAAGCTTCAAGAAATCGTCAAGCTTTTTCAAGCAGTTGAGCAACCAAAGGCTAAGTACGAGCAACTGTTGTTTTATGGCAAGAATTTAAAACCACTTGATGCCCAGTACAAGACTAGTGAAAATAAGGTTCAGGGTTGTGTTTCACAGGTTTGGGTTAGGGCGTATTTTGATTCTGAGAAAAATGTTGTATTTGAGGCTGATTCTGATTCGGTACTTACTAAAGGTCTTGCTGCTTTGTTAGTTCAGGGACTTTCTGGAAGACCTGTAGAAGAGATTTTAAAAGTTTCCCCTGATTTTGCTGTACTTTTGGGGTTGCAACAAAGCTTAACTCCTTCTAGGAATAATGGGTTTTTGAATATGTTGAAGTTAATGCAGAAAAAAGCACTTCAATTGTATGTTGAAGCTGAGAAAGGTGCTAATTTAGGGCAGAGTGAAGTATCAAATGCCTCGTCGACTGAGTCCCTTGGTGTTAATGGTAATGGAAATGTGGAGTCTGTAGCCAGTCCTGAAGTTAATGAAAACAATGTTGCTGTTGGTGCTAGTGATGATGGTGTTTTGAGGAGTAGAGGGATGAGAATCAAGGAGAAACTGGAGAAGGAACTTAGGCCTGTTGAACTAGAAGTTGAAGATATATCTTATCAGCACGCAGGACACGCGGGGATTAGAGGTAGTGATGGAGAGACACACTTTAATTTAAAAGTGGTGTCAGAGGAATTTGAAGGTAAGAGTTTGGTTAAGAGGCATAGGATGATTTATGGTTTACTGCAAGATGAGTTGCAGAATGGACTACATGCTTTATCAATTGTGGCCAAGACGCCGTCTGAAGTTGGTAGTAGTTGA
- the LOC107006936 gene encoding uncharacterized protein LOC107006936, whose protein sequence is MFKSSLESEASMNQKQLEDEKQTEETIVNKFGEDFTTCIYVAKIAHFYHAITTTWSKNMTSHTLDIIVEHLSEERHFTCKIDLKSWQFWGKKGLKSFRVGEKRTDIYWDLRSAKFSTRPEPVSDYYVALVSEGEMVLLLGDQNKEAFKRTKSLPAMLDASLLHKKETIYAKKCFCTRTMLGQGKKQHDITIESVLSGPSDPAMQISVNGTVAIRIANLHWRFRGNEKVFLDNVPVEIFWDVHDWLYSGPNYGPGSFIFKQGKLEERYSDSESNINDENCDLQSPCTEFCHFLYAWKTE, encoded by the coding sequence ATGTTCAAATCATCATTAGAATCTGAAGCTTCTATGAATCAGAAACAATTGGAAGATGAGAAGCAAACTGAAGAAACTATTGTCAATAAATTTGGAGAGGATTTTACAACTTGCATTTATGTAGCCAAAATTGCACATTTTTATCATGCCATAACTACAACATGGTCCAAAAACATGACTAGCCATACCCTTGATATCATAGTGGAACACCTTTCTGAAGAAAGACATTTCACATGTAAAATTGACCTAAAATCTTGGCAATTTTGGGGTAAGAAGGGTTTGAAATCATTCAGAGTGGGTGAGAAGCGCACGGACATCTACTGGGATTTGAGATCAGCCAAATTCTCAACCAGACCAGAGCCTGTATCAGATTATTATGTGGCATTGGTCTCAGAAGGGGAGATGGTATTATTACTAGGCGATCAAAATAAAGAAGCATTCAAGAGAACAAAATCACTACCAGCCATGCTAGATGCTTCATTATTACACAAAAAGGAAACTATATATGCGAAAAAATGCTTTTGCACAAGAACAATGTTAGGGCAAGGGAAAAAACAACATGATATTACTATTGAATCTGTCCTTTCAGGTCCATCTGATCCTGCTATGCAAATCAGTGTGAATGGAACTGTAGCAATTCGGATCGCGAATTTGCATTGGAGATTCAGGGGAAATGAGAAGGTTTTTCTGGATAAtgtacctgttgagatcttcTGGGATGTGCATGATTGGTTATATAGTGGTCCTAACTATGGTCCTGGATCTTTCATTTTCAAGCAAGGGAAATTGGAAGAGAGATATTCAGACTCTGAAAGCAATATCAATGATGAAAATTGTGATTTGCAATCTCCATGTACAgaattttgtcattttctttatgCATGGAAGACTGAATAA